One stretch of Heliangelus exortis chromosome 24, bHelExo1.hap1, whole genome shotgun sequence DNA includes these proteins:
- the PITHD1 gene encoding PITH domain-containing protein 1, with product MSQGHGPGRCRCCCGEAAVSERGAAWGLYLRIDRHRLQCLNERREGSGARVFRPWEERGDRSQFVESDDDEELLFNIPFTGTVKLKGVIVMGEEDETHPAEMRLFRNIPHMSFDDTAREPEQTFSLTQDPTGELEYPTKIARFSNVYHLSIHFPRNFGAETTKIFYIGLKGEWTEAHRHEVTICNYEASANPADHKLEQITPQTHFIS from the exons ATGTCTCAGGGCCACGGCCCGGGCcgctgccgctgctgctgcgGGGAAGCGGCGGTGTCGGAGCGGGGCGCGGCCTGGGGGCTCTACCTGCGGATCGACCGGCACCGCCTGCAGTGCCTCAACGAGCGGCGGGAGGGGAGCGGGGCCCGGGTCTTCCGGCCCTGGGAGGAACGCGGGGACCGCTCCCAG TTTGTAGAAAGTGACGATGATGAGGAGCTGCTCTTCAACATCCC CTTTACGGGCACCGTGAAGTTAAAAGGAGTGATCGTGATGGGAGAGGAGGACGAGACGCACCCGGCAGAGATGAGGCT CTTCCGGAACATTCCTCACATGTCCTTTGATGACACAGCCAGGGAACCAGAGCAGACTTTCAGCCTGACCCAGGACCCCACTGGGGAGCTGGAGTACCCCACCAA aattgcCCGGTTCTCCAATGTTTATCACCTCTCCATCCACTTCCCAAGGAACTTTGGAGCAGAGACAACGAAGATATTTTATATAGGCCTGAAGGGAGAGTGGACAGAG GCTCATCGCCACGAAGTCACCATCTGCAATTACGAAGCGTCAGCAAACCCAGCTGATCACAAGTTGGAACAAATCACCCCACAGACTCACTTCATCTCCTAA